A window of the Lagopus muta isolate bLagMut1 chromosome 1, bLagMut1 primary, whole genome shotgun sequence genome harbors these coding sequences:
- the MDM1 gene encoding nuclear protein MDM1 isoform X1 — MPVRFRGLSEYKRNFRWKTPELCSPSQEQKSPWAGLRSDQLGITREPNFISKRRVPYHNPQISKSFEWTGDCDLDDPGETEALKTAESHADHSNDVNQENTETPEGPRLPPKVRSHSSDSGVKTALALAENSMKKSPPVAPPNQKEAFVPPKKEAEKVNRGLHRVLQRKTGMNIPHLSTFPRNSEYQSQFVWKSPQEKSPILAAEEALYNVTKSVPPFKSPAITSETENVRNFKGSPAAKGPQEKSTEEKEFLVCEQTKREELLQKPAEDASKQRKSEQKHPKRKNKQHISQKPLSLHTNRGKMNTEYRSKFLSPAQYFYKDGAWSRIRSKVPNQASQNPLNSMWYMEVRELRARAKAYRQRIEGTHFSRYHLNQLLSDNNSLWDVSSNSSSEEGISSDIRALDLAGVSEKETAPKPKVLQQPGSREESHQDVTEKKDLSDAPTVPVKRRLVWGEQEGTEEKESQQSREEEEKENEQAAVVTQNLEKNNKGINEDNKIEGENTCLLNSPAAVSDSSSVSSEPGGRLPTPQLRALGRVRRTHHDLTTPAVGGAVLVSPPKFKSSSSRHRMRSLGTEPSSAKQGARGASQRRSFWPEAEVKAVSLLTSPPAGLGTVDLLPLRQDQWHPNGVSGETVAINSAYQEQSSTPPVLMSTKNHPVPCWSPSPRIQGTLKDPEFQHNGNIGNPKMRSFQLPLQERNYNNEDDRLSQISARSAASSSLASQILERAQKRKEDFWGKT; from the exons ATGCCGGTGCGCTTCAGG GGCTTGAGCGAATATAAGAGAAACTTCAGGTGGAAAACCCCTGAGCTGTGTAGCCCATCCCAAGAGCAGAAGTCCCCATGGGCAGGCCTTCGGTCGGATCAGTTGG gaatCACAAGAGAGCCAAACTTCATTTCGAAGAGAAGAGTACCTTACCATAACCCACAGATTTCAAAGTCATTTGAATGGACAGGGGATTGTGATTTGGATGACCCAGGTGAAACAGAGGCTCTCAAGACCGCAGAGTCACATGCAGACCACAGTAATGATGTGAAtcaggaaaacactgaaacacCAGAAGGACCAAGGCTCCCCCCAAAAGTTCGGTCACATTCTTCAGATTCTGGAGTCAAAACTGCTCTTGCCCTTGCAGAAAATAGTATGAAGAAATCACCACCTGTAGCTCCACCTAATCAAAAGGAAGCATTTGTACCTccaaaaaaggaagcagaaaaggtGAACAGAGGG CTTCACAGAGTCCTTCAGAGGAAAACAGGCATGAATATTCCCCATTTAAGTACTTTCCCTAGAAATTCTGAATATCAAAGTCAATTTGTTTGGAAGAGTCCTCAGGAAAAGTCACCAATACTTGCAGCTGAAGAG GCTCTTTACAATGTGACTAAATCTGTACCTCCATTTAAATCTCCTGCAATtacttctgaaactgaaaatgtgaGAAATTTCAAAGGTTCTCCTGCTGCTAAGGGTCCTCAAGAGAAAtctacagaagagaaagaatttcTGGTTTGTGAGCAA ACTAAGAGGGAAGAACTGTTACAAAAGCCAGCAGAAGATGcatcaaaacaaaggaaatcagAGCAGAAACACCCTAAACgaaaaaataagcagcataTCAGTCAAAAGCCCCTTTCTTTACATACAAATCGTGG GAAGATGAACACTGAGTACAGGTCAAAATTCTTGTCCCCAGCCCAGTATTTCTACAAAGATGGAGCTTGGTCTCGTATTAGGAGTAAAGTCCCCAATCAG GCATCACAAAACCCCCTAAATTCCATGTGGTATATGGAG GTGAGAGAACTTCGAGCAAGAGCAAAGGCTTACAGGCAACGAATAGAGGGAACACACTTCTCTCGGTACCATCTCAACCAGCTCCTGTCTGATAATAACAGTCTGTGGGATGTATCCTCAAATTCCAGTTCTGAAGAAGGCATCAGCAGTGACATCAGAGCACTAGATCTTGCTGG AGTTTCTGAAAAGGAGACAGCACCAAAGCCAAAAGTGCTGCAGCAACCTGGCTCCAGAGAAGAGTCTCACCaggatgtcactgagaagaaaGACCTGTCAGATGCACCAACTGTTCCAGTCAAAAGACGTTTAGTTTGGGGTGAACAAGAaggcactgaagaaaaagagagtcaacaatcaagagaagaagaagaaaaagaaaatgagcaagcTGCAGTTGTGACAcagaatttagaaaaaaacaataaggGTATAAATGAAGATAACAAAATTGAAGG TGAGAATACCTGCCTGTTGAATTCTCCTGCAGCTGTGTCAGATTCTTCTTCTGTATCCTCGGAGCCTGGTGGCAGACTTCCTACTCCGCAGCTGAGAGCACTTGGCCGAGTTCGGAGAACTCATCATGATCTCACTACCCCTGCTGTTG GAGGTGCAGTTCTAGTGTCTCCTCCTAAATTCAAGTCTTCATCTTCACGGCACAGAATGAGAAGTTTAGGAACAGAGCCTTCCTCAGCGAAGCAAGGTGCAAGAGGGGCTTCACAAAGAAGGTCCTTCTGG CCTGAAGCAGAAGTGAAAGCTGTTTCACTCCTTACCTCGCCACCTGCTGGGCTGGGAACTGTGGATCTTCTGCCACTTAGGCAGGATCAGTGGCATCCTAACGGTGTTTCTGGTGAGACAGTTGCTATTAATTCAGCATATCAAGAGCAGTCCTCTACACCTCCTGTGCTGATGTCAACCAAAAACCACCCTGTGCCTTGTTGGAGTCCCTCTCCTCGTATTCAAGGGACTCTCAAGGATCCTGAATTCCAGCATAACG GAAATATTGGGAATCCGAAAATGAGATCTTTCCAGCTACctcttcaggaaagaaactACAACAATGAAG ATGACAGGCTCTCTCAGATTTCTGCTCGCTCAGCAGCCTCTAGCTCACTTGCATCTCAGATACTGGAACGAGctcagaagaggaaggaggatTTCTGGGGCAAGACATAA
- the MDM1 gene encoding nuclear protein MDM1 isoform X2 — MPVRFRGLSEYKRNFRWKTPELCSPSQEQKSPWAGLRSDQLGITREPNFISKRRVPYHNPQISKSFEWTGDCDLDDPGETEALKTAESHADHSNDVNQENTETPEGPRLPPKVRSHSSDSGVKTALALAENSMKKSPPVAPPNQKEAFVPPKKEAEKVNRGLHRVLQRKTGMNIPHLSTFPRNSEYQSQFVWKSPQEKSPILAAEEALYNVTKSVPPFKSPAITSETENVRNFKGSPAAKGPQEKSTEEKEFLTKREELLQKPAEDASKQRKSEQKHPKRKNKQHISQKPLSLHTNRGKMNTEYRSKFLSPAQYFYKDGAWSRIRSKVPNQASQNPLNSMWYMEVRELRARAKAYRQRIEGTHFSRYHLNQLLSDNNSLWDVSSNSSSEEGISSDIRALDLAGVSEKETAPKPKVLQQPGSREESHQDVTEKKDLSDAPTVPVKRRLVWGEQEGTEEKESQQSREEEEKENEQAAVVTQNLEKNNKGINEDNKIEGENTCLLNSPAAVSDSSSVSSEPGGRLPTPQLRALGRVRRTHHDLTTPAVGGAVLVSPPKFKSSSSRHRMRSLGTEPSSAKQGARGASQRRSFWPEAEVKAVSLLTSPPAGLGTVDLLPLRQDQWHPNGVSGETVAINSAYQEQSSTPPVLMSTKNHPVPCWSPSPRIQGTLKDPEFQHNGNIGNPKMRSFQLPLQERNYNNEDDRLSQISARSAASSSLASQILERAQKRKEDFWGKT; from the exons ATGCCGGTGCGCTTCAGG GGCTTGAGCGAATATAAGAGAAACTTCAGGTGGAAAACCCCTGAGCTGTGTAGCCCATCCCAAGAGCAGAAGTCCCCATGGGCAGGCCTTCGGTCGGATCAGTTGG gaatCACAAGAGAGCCAAACTTCATTTCGAAGAGAAGAGTACCTTACCATAACCCACAGATTTCAAAGTCATTTGAATGGACAGGGGATTGTGATTTGGATGACCCAGGTGAAACAGAGGCTCTCAAGACCGCAGAGTCACATGCAGACCACAGTAATGATGTGAAtcaggaaaacactgaaacacCAGAAGGACCAAGGCTCCCCCCAAAAGTTCGGTCACATTCTTCAGATTCTGGAGTCAAAACTGCTCTTGCCCTTGCAGAAAATAGTATGAAGAAATCACCACCTGTAGCTCCACCTAATCAAAAGGAAGCATTTGTACCTccaaaaaaggaagcagaaaaggtGAACAGAGGG CTTCACAGAGTCCTTCAGAGGAAAACAGGCATGAATATTCCCCATTTAAGTACTTTCCCTAGAAATTCTGAATATCAAAGTCAATTTGTTTGGAAGAGTCCTCAGGAAAAGTCACCAATACTTGCAGCTGAAGAG GCTCTTTACAATGTGACTAAATCTGTACCTCCATTTAAATCTCCTGCAATtacttctgaaactgaaaatgtgaGAAATTTCAAAGGTTCTCCTGCTGCTAAGGGTCCTCAAGAGAAAtctacagaagagaaagaatttcTG ACTAAGAGGGAAGAACTGTTACAAAAGCCAGCAGAAGATGcatcaaaacaaaggaaatcagAGCAGAAACACCCTAAACgaaaaaataagcagcataTCAGTCAAAAGCCCCTTTCTTTACATACAAATCGTGG GAAGATGAACACTGAGTACAGGTCAAAATTCTTGTCCCCAGCCCAGTATTTCTACAAAGATGGAGCTTGGTCTCGTATTAGGAGTAAAGTCCCCAATCAG GCATCACAAAACCCCCTAAATTCCATGTGGTATATGGAG GTGAGAGAACTTCGAGCAAGAGCAAAGGCTTACAGGCAACGAATAGAGGGAACACACTTCTCTCGGTACCATCTCAACCAGCTCCTGTCTGATAATAACAGTCTGTGGGATGTATCCTCAAATTCCAGTTCTGAAGAAGGCATCAGCAGTGACATCAGAGCACTAGATCTTGCTGG AGTTTCTGAAAAGGAGACAGCACCAAAGCCAAAAGTGCTGCAGCAACCTGGCTCCAGAGAAGAGTCTCACCaggatgtcactgagaagaaaGACCTGTCAGATGCACCAACTGTTCCAGTCAAAAGACGTTTAGTTTGGGGTGAACAAGAaggcactgaagaaaaagagagtcaacaatcaagagaagaagaagaaaaagaaaatgagcaagcTGCAGTTGTGACAcagaatttagaaaaaaacaataaggGTATAAATGAAGATAACAAAATTGAAGG TGAGAATACCTGCCTGTTGAATTCTCCTGCAGCTGTGTCAGATTCTTCTTCTGTATCCTCGGAGCCTGGTGGCAGACTTCCTACTCCGCAGCTGAGAGCACTTGGCCGAGTTCGGAGAACTCATCATGATCTCACTACCCCTGCTGTTG GAGGTGCAGTTCTAGTGTCTCCTCCTAAATTCAAGTCTTCATCTTCACGGCACAGAATGAGAAGTTTAGGAACAGAGCCTTCCTCAGCGAAGCAAGGTGCAAGAGGGGCTTCACAAAGAAGGTCCTTCTGG CCTGAAGCAGAAGTGAAAGCTGTTTCACTCCTTACCTCGCCACCTGCTGGGCTGGGAACTGTGGATCTTCTGCCACTTAGGCAGGATCAGTGGCATCCTAACGGTGTTTCTGGTGAGACAGTTGCTATTAATTCAGCATATCAAGAGCAGTCCTCTACACCTCCTGTGCTGATGTCAACCAAAAACCACCCTGTGCCTTGTTGGAGTCCCTCTCCTCGTATTCAAGGGACTCTCAAGGATCCTGAATTCCAGCATAACG GAAATATTGGGAATCCGAAAATGAGATCTTTCCAGCTACctcttcaggaaagaaactACAACAATGAAG ATGACAGGCTCTCTCAGATTTCTGCTCGCTCAGCAGCCTCTAGCTCACTTGCATCTCAGATACTGGAACGAGctcagaagaggaaggaggatTTCTGGGGCAAGACATAA
- the MDM1 gene encoding nuclear protein MDM1 isoform X3 — protein sequence MPGLSEYKRNFRWKTPELCSPSQEQKSPWAGLRSDQLGITREPNFISKRRVPYHNPQISKSFEWTGDCDLDDPGETEALKTAESHADHSNDVNQENTETPEGPRLPPKVRSHSSDSGVKTALALAENSMKKSPPVAPPNQKEAFVPPKKEAEKVNRGLHRVLQRKTGMNIPHLSTFPRNSEYQSQFVWKSPQEKSPILAAEEALYNVTKSVPPFKSPAITSETENVRNFKGSPAAKGPQEKSTEEKEFLVCEQTKREELLQKPAEDASKQRKSEQKHPKRKNKQHISQKPLSLHTNRGKMNTEYRSKFLSPAQYFYKDGAWSRIRSKVPNQASQNPLNSMWYMEVRELRARAKAYRQRIEGTHFSRYHLNQLLSDNNSLWDVSSNSSSEEGISSDIRALDLAGVSEKETAPKPKVLQQPGSREESHQDVTEKKDLSDAPTVPVKRRLVWGEQEGTEEKESQQSREEEEKENEQAAVVTQNLEKNNKGINEDNKIEGENTCLLNSPAAVSDSSSVSSEPGGRLPTPQLRALGRVRRTHHDLTTPAVGGAVLVSPPKFKSSSSRHRMRSLGTEPSSAKQGARGASQRRSFWPEAEVKAVSLLTSPPAGLGTVDLLPLRQDQWHPNGVSGETVAINSAYQEQSSTPPVLMSTKNHPVPCWSPSPRIQGTLKDPEFQHNGNIGNPKMRSFQLPLQERNYNNEDDRLSQISARSAASSSLASQILERAQKRKEDFWGKT from the exons ATGCCG GGCTTGAGCGAATATAAGAGAAACTTCAGGTGGAAAACCCCTGAGCTGTGTAGCCCATCCCAAGAGCAGAAGTCCCCATGGGCAGGCCTTCGGTCGGATCAGTTGG gaatCACAAGAGAGCCAAACTTCATTTCGAAGAGAAGAGTACCTTACCATAACCCACAGATTTCAAAGTCATTTGAATGGACAGGGGATTGTGATTTGGATGACCCAGGTGAAACAGAGGCTCTCAAGACCGCAGAGTCACATGCAGACCACAGTAATGATGTGAAtcaggaaaacactgaaacacCAGAAGGACCAAGGCTCCCCCCAAAAGTTCGGTCACATTCTTCAGATTCTGGAGTCAAAACTGCTCTTGCCCTTGCAGAAAATAGTATGAAGAAATCACCACCTGTAGCTCCACCTAATCAAAAGGAAGCATTTGTACCTccaaaaaaggaagcagaaaaggtGAACAGAGGG CTTCACAGAGTCCTTCAGAGGAAAACAGGCATGAATATTCCCCATTTAAGTACTTTCCCTAGAAATTCTGAATATCAAAGTCAATTTGTTTGGAAGAGTCCTCAGGAAAAGTCACCAATACTTGCAGCTGAAGAG GCTCTTTACAATGTGACTAAATCTGTACCTCCATTTAAATCTCCTGCAATtacttctgaaactgaaaatgtgaGAAATTTCAAAGGTTCTCCTGCTGCTAAGGGTCCTCAAGAGAAAtctacagaagagaaagaatttcTGGTTTGTGAGCAA ACTAAGAGGGAAGAACTGTTACAAAAGCCAGCAGAAGATGcatcaaaacaaaggaaatcagAGCAGAAACACCCTAAACgaaaaaataagcagcataTCAGTCAAAAGCCCCTTTCTTTACATACAAATCGTGG GAAGATGAACACTGAGTACAGGTCAAAATTCTTGTCCCCAGCCCAGTATTTCTACAAAGATGGAGCTTGGTCTCGTATTAGGAGTAAAGTCCCCAATCAG GCATCACAAAACCCCCTAAATTCCATGTGGTATATGGAG GTGAGAGAACTTCGAGCAAGAGCAAAGGCTTACAGGCAACGAATAGAGGGAACACACTTCTCTCGGTACCATCTCAACCAGCTCCTGTCTGATAATAACAGTCTGTGGGATGTATCCTCAAATTCCAGTTCTGAAGAAGGCATCAGCAGTGACATCAGAGCACTAGATCTTGCTGG AGTTTCTGAAAAGGAGACAGCACCAAAGCCAAAAGTGCTGCAGCAACCTGGCTCCAGAGAAGAGTCTCACCaggatgtcactgagaagaaaGACCTGTCAGATGCACCAACTGTTCCAGTCAAAAGACGTTTAGTTTGGGGTGAACAAGAaggcactgaagaaaaagagagtcaacaatcaagagaagaagaagaaaaagaaaatgagcaagcTGCAGTTGTGACAcagaatttagaaaaaaacaataaggGTATAAATGAAGATAACAAAATTGAAGG TGAGAATACCTGCCTGTTGAATTCTCCTGCAGCTGTGTCAGATTCTTCTTCTGTATCCTCGGAGCCTGGTGGCAGACTTCCTACTCCGCAGCTGAGAGCACTTGGCCGAGTTCGGAGAACTCATCATGATCTCACTACCCCTGCTGTTG GAGGTGCAGTTCTAGTGTCTCCTCCTAAATTCAAGTCTTCATCTTCACGGCACAGAATGAGAAGTTTAGGAACAGAGCCTTCCTCAGCGAAGCAAGGTGCAAGAGGGGCTTCACAAAGAAGGTCCTTCTGG CCTGAAGCAGAAGTGAAAGCTGTTTCACTCCTTACCTCGCCACCTGCTGGGCTGGGAACTGTGGATCTTCTGCCACTTAGGCAGGATCAGTGGCATCCTAACGGTGTTTCTGGTGAGACAGTTGCTATTAATTCAGCATATCAAGAGCAGTCCTCTACACCTCCTGTGCTGATGTCAACCAAAAACCACCCTGTGCCTTGTTGGAGTCCCTCTCCTCGTATTCAAGGGACTCTCAAGGATCCTGAATTCCAGCATAACG GAAATATTGGGAATCCGAAAATGAGATCTTTCCAGCTACctcttcaggaaagaaactACAACAATGAAG ATGACAGGCTCTCTCAGATTTCTGCTCGCTCAGCAGCCTCTAGCTCACTTGCATCTCAGATACTGGAACGAGctcagaagaggaaggaggatTTCTGGGGCAAGACATAA
- the MDM1 gene encoding nuclear protein MDM1 isoform X4 — translation MPVRFRGLSEYKRNFRWKTPELCSPSQEQKSPWAGLRSDQLGITREPNFISKRRVPYHNPQISKSFEWTGDCDLDDPGETEALKTAESHADHSNDVNQENTETPEGPRLPPKVRSHSSDSGVKTALALAENSMKKSPPVAPPNQKEAFVPPKKEAEKVNRGLHRVLQRKTGMNIPHLSTFPRNSEYQSQFVWKSPQEKSPILAAEEALYNVTKSVPPFKSPAITSETENVRNFKGSPAAKGPQEKSTEEKEFLVCEQTKREELLQKPAEDASKQRKSEQKHPKRKNKQHISQKPLSLHTNRGKMNTEYRSKFLSPAQYFYKDGAWSRIRSKVPNQVRELRARAKAYRQRIEGTHFSRYHLNQLLSDNNSLWDVSSNSSSEEGISSDIRALDLAGVSEKETAPKPKVLQQPGSREESHQDVTEKKDLSDAPTVPVKRRLVWGEQEGTEEKESQQSREEEEKENEQAAVVTQNLEKNNKGINEDNKIEGENTCLLNSPAAVSDSSSVSSEPGGRLPTPQLRALGRVRRTHHDLTTPAVGGAVLVSPPKFKSSSSRHRMRSLGTEPSSAKQGARGASQRRSFWPEAEVKAVSLLTSPPAGLGTVDLLPLRQDQWHPNGVSGETVAINSAYQEQSSTPPVLMSTKNHPVPCWSPSPRIQGTLKDPEFQHNGNIGNPKMRSFQLPLQERNYNNEDDRLSQISARSAASSSLASQILERAQKRKEDFWGKT, via the exons ATGCCGGTGCGCTTCAGG GGCTTGAGCGAATATAAGAGAAACTTCAGGTGGAAAACCCCTGAGCTGTGTAGCCCATCCCAAGAGCAGAAGTCCCCATGGGCAGGCCTTCGGTCGGATCAGTTGG gaatCACAAGAGAGCCAAACTTCATTTCGAAGAGAAGAGTACCTTACCATAACCCACAGATTTCAAAGTCATTTGAATGGACAGGGGATTGTGATTTGGATGACCCAGGTGAAACAGAGGCTCTCAAGACCGCAGAGTCACATGCAGACCACAGTAATGATGTGAAtcaggaaaacactgaaacacCAGAAGGACCAAGGCTCCCCCCAAAAGTTCGGTCACATTCTTCAGATTCTGGAGTCAAAACTGCTCTTGCCCTTGCAGAAAATAGTATGAAGAAATCACCACCTGTAGCTCCACCTAATCAAAAGGAAGCATTTGTACCTccaaaaaaggaagcagaaaaggtGAACAGAGGG CTTCACAGAGTCCTTCAGAGGAAAACAGGCATGAATATTCCCCATTTAAGTACTTTCCCTAGAAATTCTGAATATCAAAGTCAATTTGTTTGGAAGAGTCCTCAGGAAAAGTCACCAATACTTGCAGCTGAAGAG GCTCTTTACAATGTGACTAAATCTGTACCTCCATTTAAATCTCCTGCAATtacttctgaaactgaaaatgtgaGAAATTTCAAAGGTTCTCCTGCTGCTAAGGGTCCTCAAGAGAAAtctacagaagagaaagaatttcTGGTTTGTGAGCAA ACTAAGAGGGAAGAACTGTTACAAAAGCCAGCAGAAGATGcatcaaaacaaaggaaatcagAGCAGAAACACCCTAAACgaaaaaataagcagcataTCAGTCAAAAGCCCCTTTCTTTACATACAAATCGTGG GAAGATGAACACTGAGTACAGGTCAAAATTCTTGTCCCCAGCCCAGTATTTCTACAAAGATGGAGCTTGGTCTCGTATTAGGAGTAAAGTCCCCAATCAG GTGAGAGAACTTCGAGCAAGAGCAAAGGCTTACAGGCAACGAATAGAGGGAACACACTTCTCTCGGTACCATCTCAACCAGCTCCTGTCTGATAATAACAGTCTGTGGGATGTATCCTCAAATTCCAGTTCTGAAGAAGGCATCAGCAGTGACATCAGAGCACTAGATCTTGCTGG AGTTTCTGAAAAGGAGACAGCACCAAAGCCAAAAGTGCTGCAGCAACCTGGCTCCAGAGAAGAGTCTCACCaggatgtcactgagaagaaaGACCTGTCAGATGCACCAACTGTTCCAGTCAAAAGACGTTTAGTTTGGGGTGAACAAGAaggcactgaagaaaaagagagtcaacaatcaagagaagaagaagaaaaagaaaatgagcaagcTGCAGTTGTGACAcagaatttagaaaaaaacaataaggGTATAAATGAAGATAACAAAATTGAAGG TGAGAATACCTGCCTGTTGAATTCTCCTGCAGCTGTGTCAGATTCTTCTTCTGTATCCTCGGAGCCTGGTGGCAGACTTCCTACTCCGCAGCTGAGAGCACTTGGCCGAGTTCGGAGAACTCATCATGATCTCACTACCCCTGCTGTTG GAGGTGCAGTTCTAGTGTCTCCTCCTAAATTCAAGTCTTCATCTTCACGGCACAGAATGAGAAGTTTAGGAACAGAGCCTTCCTCAGCGAAGCAAGGTGCAAGAGGGGCTTCACAAAGAAGGTCCTTCTGG CCTGAAGCAGAAGTGAAAGCTGTTTCACTCCTTACCTCGCCACCTGCTGGGCTGGGAACTGTGGATCTTCTGCCACTTAGGCAGGATCAGTGGCATCCTAACGGTGTTTCTGGTGAGACAGTTGCTATTAATTCAGCATATCAAGAGCAGTCCTCTACACCTCCTGTGCTGATGTCAACCAAAAACCACCCTGTGCCTTGTTGGAGTCCCTCTCCTCGTATTCAAGGGACTCTCAAGGATCCTGAATTCCAGCATAACG GAAATATTGGGAATCCGAAAATGAGATCTTTCCAGCTACctcttcaggaaagaaactACAACAATGAAG ATGACAGGCTCTCTCAGATTTCTGCTCGCTCAGCAGCCTCTAGCTCACTTGCATCTCAGATACTGGAACGAGctcagaagaggaaggaggatTTCTGGGGCAAGACATAA